Proteins from a single region of Urocitellus parryii isolate mUroPar1 chromosome 4, mUroPar1.hap1, whole genome shotgun sequence:
- the Cenatac gene encoding centrosomal AT-AC splicing factor isoform X1, with translation MAPPQRCPLCRQTFFCGRGHVYSRKHQRQLKAALERLLPQVEAARKAVRAAQVERYVPEHDRCCWCLCCSCEVQKHLSHGNLTVLHGGLLEHLASPEHKKATNKFWWENKAEVQMKEKFLISPQDYARFKKSMVKSLDSYEEKEDEVIKEMAAQIREVEQSRQEVVRSVLEPQAEPDPEESSSALGRWKGRNSQVASSSQQPSYLDQPPVPDLDWMEAGQPLTFIGHQETPGVGNIHSGATPPWMIPDEEHSPGNQQIGPSYEEFLKEKEKQKLKKLPPDRVGANFDHSSSTSAGWLPSFGRVWNNGRRWQSRHQFKTEAAVRNKQKEKS, from the exons ATGGCGCCGCCGCAGCGCTGCCCTCTGTGCCGCCAGACCTTCTTCTGTGGTCGCGGACACGTCTACAGCCGCAAGCACCAGCGACAGCTGAAGGCGGCTTTGGAGCGTCTCCTGCCCCAG GTGGAGGCCGCCCGCAAGGCCGTCCGCGCGGCTCAGGTGGAGCGTTACGTGCCCGAACACGACCGATGTTGCTGGTGCCTGTGTTGCAGCTGTGAGGTGCAGAAACACCTGAGCCACGGAAACCTGACGGTGCTGCATGGGGGTCTGCTGGAGCATCTGGCCAG CCCAGAGCACAAGAAAGCAACTAACAAATTCTGGTGGGAGAACAAGGCTGAAGTCCAGATGAAAGAGAAGTTTCTGATCTCCCCACAGGATTATGCACG ATTTAAGAAATCCATGGTGAAAAGTTTGGATTCCTATGAGGAAAAAGAGGATGAAGTGATCAAAGAG ATGGCAGCTCAAATTCGTGAGGTGGAGCAGAGCCGGCAGGAGGTGGTCAGATCTGTCTTAGAG CCTCAGGCAGAGCCAGACCCAGAAGAGAGCTCCTCAGCACTTGGAAGATGGAAAGGGAGAAACAG CCAAGTAGCTTCCAGCTCACAGCAACCCTCATACTTGGACCAGCCACCAGTTCCAGACCTTGACTGGATGGAAGCAGGACAGCCTCTGACATTCATTGGCCATCAG GAAACACCTGGAGTTGGTAACATTCACTCAG gtgCCACACCTCCCTGGATGATCCCAGATGAGGAACACAGCCCTGGGAATCAACAAATAGGACCTTCCTATGAAGAATTTCTTAAAGAAA aggaaaaacagaaactgAAGAAACTGCCCCCAGATAGAGTTGGGGCCAATTTTGATCATAGCTCCAGCACCAGTGCTGGATGGCTGCCCTCTTTTGGCAGAGTCTGGAATAACGGACGCCGCTGGCAGTCTAG GCATCAATTCAAAACTGAAGCTGCAGTAAggaacaaacaaaaggaaaaaagctaA
- the Cenatac gene encoding centrosomal AT-AC splicing factor isoform X2 has product MAPPQRCPLCRQTFFCGRGHVYSRKHQRQLKAALERLLPQVEAARKAVRAAQVERYVPEHDRCCWCLCCSCEVQKHLSHGNLTVLHGGLLEHLASPEHKKATNKFWWENKAEVQMKEKFLISPQDYARFKKSMVKSLDSYEEKEDEVIKEMAAQIREVEQSRQEVVRSVLEVGFPRRIQSSIQSKSTDPLTFPGPAFQQSDLLRQLKDFIPHLLGLNSLPVHQGAGLVGEDVGRAGREFAIWAVPFMILGIRAWGHGLGRHLSTLDTFIFPESNSASGRARPRRELLSTWKMEREKQPSSFQLTATLILGPATSSRP; this is encoded by the exons ATGGCGCCGCCGCAGCGCTGCCCTCTGTGCCGCCAGACCTTCTTCTGTGGTCGCGGACACGTCTACAGCCGCAAGCACCAGCGACAGCTGAAGGCGGCTTTGGAGCGTCTCCTGCCCCAG GTGGAGGCCGCCCGCAAGGCCGTCCGCGCGGCTCAGGTGGAGCGTTACGTGCCCGAACACGACCGATGTTGCTGGTGCCTGTGTTGCAGCTGTGAGGTGCAGAAACACCTGAGCCACGGAAACCTGACGGTGCTGCATGGGGGTCTGCTGGAGCATCTGGCCAG CCCAGAGCACAAGAAAGCAACTAACAAATTCTGGTGGGAGAACAAGGCTGAAGTCCAGATGAAAGAGAAGTTTCTGATCTCCCCACAGGATTATGCACG ATTTAAGAAATCCATGGTGAAAAGTTTGGATTCCTATGAGGAAAAAGAGGATGAAGTGATCAAAGAG ATGGCAGCTCAAATTCGTGAGGTGGAGCAGAGCCGGCAGGAGGTGGTCAGATCTGTCTTAGAGGTTGGTTTCCCTCGGAGGATCCAGAGCAGTATCCAATCCAAATCCACTGATCCCCTCACTTTCCCAGGTCCAGCATTTCAGCAATCAGATCTTCTAAGACAACTCAAGGACTTCATTCCACATCTGCTTGGCTTGAATTCCTTACCTGTCCACCAGGGGGCAGGTCTAGTCGGAGAAGatgtgggcagggctgggagggagtTTGCAATTTGGGCAGTACCCTTCATGATACTGGGGATTAGAGCATGGGGGCATGGCCTAGGTAGGCACTTAAGCACCTtagacacatttatttttcctgaatcAAACTCAGCCTCAGGCAGAGCCAGACCCAGAAGAGAGCTCCTCAGCACTTGGAAGATGGAAAGGGAGAAACAG CCAAGTAGCTTCCAGCTCACAGCAACCCTCATACTTGGACCAGCCACCAGTTCCAGACCTTGA
- the Rps25 gene encoding small ribosomal subunit protein eS25 codes for MPPKDDKKKKDAGKSAKKDKDPVNKSGGKAKKKKWSKGKVRDKLNNLVLFDKATYDKLCKEVPNYKLITPAVVSERLKIRGSLARAALQELLSKGLIKLVSKHRAQVIYTRNTKGGDAPAAGEDA; via the exons ATG CCACCCAAGGATGACAAGAAGAAGAAAGACGCCGGAAAGTCGGCTAAGAAAGACAAGGACCCAGTGAATAAATCTGGGGGCAAAGCCAAAAAGAAG AAGTGGTCCAAAGGCAAAGTTCGGGACAAGCTCAACAATCTAGTCTTGTTTGACAAAGCTACTTATGACAAACTCTGTAAGGAAGTTCCCAACTATAAGCTTATTACCCCAGCTGTGGTCTCTGAGAGACTGAAGATTCGAGGTTCCCTGGCCAGGGCAGCCCTTCAGGAGCTCCTCAGTAAAG GACTTATCAAACTGGTTTCAAAGCATAGAGCTCAAGTAATTTATACCAGAAATACCAAGGGTGGAGATGCCCCAGCTGCTGGTGAAGATGCATGA
- the Trappc4 gene encoding trafficking protein particle complex subunit 4, whose translation MAIFSVYVVNKAGGLIYQLDSYAPRAEAEKTFSYPLDLLLKLHDERVLVAFGQRDGIRVGHAVLAINGIDVNGKFTGDGKEVLEYLGNPANYPVSIRFGRPRLTSNEKLMLASMFHSLFAIGSQLSPEQGSSGIEMLETDTFKLHCFQTLTGIKFVVLADPRQAGIDSLLRKIYEIYSDFALKNPFYSLEMPIRCELFDQNLKLALEVAEKAGTFGPGS comes from the exons ATGGCGATTTTTAGCGTGTATGTGGTGAATAAAGCTGGTGGCCTCATTTACCAGTTGGATAGCTACGCGCCCCGGGCTGAGGCTGAGAAAACGTTCAGTTACCCGCTGGATCTGCTGCTCAAGCTACATGACGAGCGTGTGCTGGTTGCCTTCGGACAGCGCGATGGCATCCGGG TGGGCCACGCAGTGCTGGCCATCAATGGCATAGACGTGAACGGCAAGTTCACGGGCGACGGGAAAGAGGTGCTGGAGTATCTGGGTAACCCTGCTAATTACCCGGTGTCCATTCGGTTCGGTCGGCCCCGCCTCACCTCCAATGAGAAGCTTATGCTGGCCTCCATGTTCCACTC GCTTTTTGCCATTGGCTCCCAGCTGTCTCCCGAACAGGGAAGCTCAGGCATTGAGATGCTGGAGACAGACACTTTCAAACTGCACTGCTTCCAGACACTAACAG GGATCAAGTTTGTGGTGCTGGCAGATCCTAGGCAAGCTGGAATAGATTCTCTTCTTcgaaaaatttatgaaatttactCAGATTTTGCACTCAAGAATCCATTCTACTCCCTGGAAATGCCCATCAG GTGTGAGCTGTTTGACCAGAACCTGAAGCTAGCTTTGGAAGTGGCAGAGAAAGCTGGGACTTTTGGACCTGGGTCATAG